In Solanum pennellii chromosome 7, SPENNV200, the following are encoded in one genomic region:
- the LOC107024674 gene encoding probable acyl-activating enzyme 1, peroxisomal yields MNKLFKVSLRFFNGLNRTNHGLRHLSQFATDFETRFLEGVVTNSANYVPLTPISFLERAADVYRDRTSVVFGSSVKYTWEETHSRCLKLASALVQLGISRGDVVATLAPNVPAMQELHFAVPMAEAVLCTLNTRLDSSMVAHLLKHSETKIIFVDQQFLQVAQQALSLLSKDKIKTPILVLIPESENFCPNNDIHEYENLLSSGNSNFTIRWPKSEFDPISINYTSGTVSSPKGVVYNHRGAYLSSISTFLCHGMSPMPTYLWTLPMFHCNGWCLIWGMAALGGTNVCLRHVSAKDIFESISINKVTNMSAAPIVLSMMANASPNDRKPLPHKVEIMTGGSPAPPQILSKMEQLGFGVSHGYGLTETYSAATTCVWKPEWDSLPLEERAVLKSRQGVQVLCVEKVDVRDPETMEKVPADGKSIGEIVCRGNTVMSGYLKDAKATEEAFRGGWFHSGDLAVKHPDGYIEIKDRLKDIIISGGENISTLEVERVLYSHPAVVEAAVVARPDDQWGQTPCAFIKLKEGFNEITEEEIMTYCRDHLPRYMAPRTVLFEDLPKTSTGKVQKFILREKAKALGSLFSTEKRSAASC; encoded by the exons ATGAATAAGCTCTTCAAAGTGTCCCTCAGGTTCTTTAATGGCCTCAACCGAACCAATCATGGACTCCGTCACCTGTCTCAATTTGCTACTGACTTTGAAACTAGATTTCTGGAGGGTGTTGTTACTAATTCCGCTAATTACGTTCCATTGACACCAATAAGTTTCTTGGAAAGAGCAGCAGATGTTTATCGCGATAGGACTTCGGTTGTGTTTGGGTCTAGTGTGAAGTATACATGGGAAGAGACACATTCTAGGTGTCTTAAACTTGCTTCTGCTTTGGTTCAACTGGGGATTTCAAGGGGAGATGTG GTTGCAACTTTGGCTCCGAATGTACCAGCAATGCAGGAGCTGCATTTCGCAGTACCAATGGCTGAAGCAGTTCTCTGTACGTTAAATACTCGTCTTGATTCATCAATGGTTGCTCATTTACTGAAACATTCAGAAACCAAGATCATATTTGTTGATCAACAATTCCTCCAAGTTGCTCAACAAGCACTTTCTCTTCTTTCAAAGGACAAAATTAAAACTCCAATTCTAGTGCTAATACCTGAATCTGAGAATTTCTGTCCAAACAATGATATTCACGAATACGAAAATCTTTTGTCTAGTGGGAATAGCAATTTTACAATAAGATGGCCAAAAAGTGAATTTGATCCTATCAGTATCAATTATACTTCTGGCACAGTGTCGTCACCAAAAGGGGTCGTGTACAATCACAGAGGTGCATATCTCAGTTCTATTTCTACTTTCCTATGTCATGGCATGAGTCCGATGCCAACCTACCTTTGGACTCTTCCTATGTTTCACTGCAATGGATGGTGCCTGATTTGGGGAATGGCTGCACTTGGTGGCACAAATGTTTGCCTTAGACATGTCTCAGCGAAAGATATATTTGAAAGTATTTCTATCAACAAGGTCACAAATATGAGTGCAGCACCAATTGTCTTGAGTATGATGGCAAATGCTTCACCAAATGACAGGAAGCCACTTCCCCACAAGGTCGAAATAATGACAGGCGGATCACCAGCGCCTCCACAAATTCTTTCCAAAATGGAGCAACTCGGATTTGGAGTATCCCATGGGTATGGGCTAACAGAAACTTATAGTGCTGCTACGACTTGCGTGTGGAAGCCTGAGTGGGATTCTTTGCCCCTTGAGGAACGAGCCGTGCTTAAATCAAGACAAGGGGTGCAAGTTCTCTGTGTAGAAAAAGTTGATGTTAGAGATCCCGAGACCATGGAAAAGGTGCCAGCTGATGGAAAGAGCATTGGTGAGATTGTGTGCAGAGGAAATACTGTGATGAGTGGATATTTGAAAGATGCTAAAGCAACGGAAGAAGCTTTTAGAGGCGGATGGTTTCATAGTGGTGATCTTGCTGTGAAACATCCAGACGGGTACATAGAAATTAAGGATCGGTTGAAAGACATTATAATTTCTGGAGGTGAAAATATAAGCACACTCGAAGTGGAAAGAGTTTTGTATAGTCATCCAGCAGTTGTTGAAGCAGCTGTGGTGGCACGACCAGATGATCAATGGGGACAAACACCATGTGCATTCATAAAACTAAAGGAAGGATTTAATGAAATTACTGAGGAAGAGATAATGACCTACTGTAGAGATCATTTGCCTCGTTACATGGCACCTCGAACGGTCCTTTTTGAAGATTTACCAAAAACATCAACTGGCAAGGTACAAAAATTCATACTGAGGGAGAAAGCAAAAGCTTTGGGCAGTCTATTTTCCACTGAAAAGAGAAGTGCTGCAAGTTGTTAG
- the LOC107025520 gene encoding probable acyl-activating enzyme 1, peroxisomal, whose protein sequence is MNKLFKVSLRFFNGLNRTNHGLRHLSQFATDFETRLLEGVVTNSANYVPLTPISFLERAADVYRDRTSVVFGSSVKYTWEETHSRCLKLASALVHLGISKGDVVAALAPNVPAMQELHFAVPMAEAVLCTLNTRLDSSMVANLLKHSEAKIIFVDQQLLQVAQQALTLLSKDNIKTPILVLIPEYENSSSTYDIHTYENLLSSGSSNFTIRWPKSEFDPISINYTSGTMSSPKGVVYNHRGAYLNTIATFLCHGMGSMPTYLWTVPMFHCNGWCMVWGMAALGGTNVCLRNVSAKDIFQSISLYKVNHMSAAPTVLNMMANCPPNDRKPLPHKVEIFTGGSPAPPQILSKIEELGFGVTHGYGLTETYSAATSCLWKPEWDSLPLEERAALKSRQGVQVLCVEKVEVRDPETMEKVPADGKSIGEIVCRGNTVMSGYLKDAKATEEAFKGGWFHSGDLAVKHPDGYIEIKDRLKDIIISGGENISTLEVERVLYSHPAVVEAAVVARPDDRWGQTPCAFITLKEGFDEITEEQIINFCKDHLPRYMAPRTVLFEDLPKTSTGKVQKFILREKAKALGSLFSTEKRSAASC, encoded by the exons ATGAATAAACTCTTCAAAGTGTCCCTCAGGTTCTTTAATGGCCTCAACCGAACCAATCATGGACTCCGTCACCTGTCTCAATTTGCAACTGACTTTGAAACTAGATTACTGGAGGGTGTTGTTACTAATTCCGCTAATTATGTTCCATTGACACCAATAAGTTTCTTGGAAAGAGCAGCAGATGTTTATCGCGATAGGACTTCGGTTGTGTTTGGGTCTAGTGTGAAGTATACATGGGAAGAGACACATTCTAGGTGTCTAAAACTTGCTTCTGCTTTGGTTCACCTTGGCATTTCAAAGGGAGATGTG GTTGCGGCTTTGGCTCCGAATGTACCAGCAATGCAGGAGCTGCATTTTGCAGTACCAATGGCAGAAGCAGTTCTCTGTACATTAAATACTCGTCTTGATTCATCAATGGTTGCTAACTTGCTTAAACATTCAGAAGCGAAGATCATATTCGTTGATCAACAATTGCTCCAAGTTGCTCAACAAGCACTCACTCTTCTTTCAAAAGACAACATTAAAACTCCAATTCTTGTGCTAATACCTGAATATGAGAATTCCTCTTCGACATATGACATTCACACATACGAAAATCTTTTGTCTAGTGGGAGTAGCAATTTTACAATAAGATGGCCAAAAAGTGAATTTGATCCGATCAGTATCAATTATACTTCTGGCACAATGTCCTCACCCAAAGGGGTCGTGTACAATCACAGAGGTGCATATCTCAATACAATTGCTACTTTCCTCTGCCATGGCATGGGCTCGATGCCTACATACCTTTGGACAGTTCCAATGTTTCACTGCAATGGATGGTGCATGGTTTGGGGAATGGCTGCACTTGGTGGCACAAACGTTTGCCTAAGGAATGTCTCTGCAAAAGATATATTTCAAAGTATTTCTCTGTACAAGGTCAACCATATGAGTGCAGCACCAACTGTCTTGAATATGATGGCAAATTGTCCACCAAATGACAGGAAGCCACTCCCGCATAAGGTCGAAATATTTACAGGCGGATCACCAGCGCCTCCACAGATCCTTTCCAAAATAGAGGAGCTTGGCTTTGGTGTAACTCACGGATATGGACTAACAGAAACTTATAGTGCTGCTACGAGTTGCTTGTGGAAGCCTGAGTGGGATTCTTTGCCCCTTGAGGAACGAGCTGCGCTTAAATCAAGACAAGGGGTGCAAGTTCTTTGTGTAGAAAAAGTTGAAGTTAGAGACCCCGAGACCATGGAAAAGGTGCCAGCTGATGGAAAGAGCATTGGTGAAATTGTGTGCAGAGGAAATACTGTGATGAGTGGATATTTGAAAGATGCTAAAGCAACGGAAGAAGCTTTTAAAGGCGGATGGTTTCATAGTGGTGATCTTGCAGTAAAACATCCAGATGGGTACATAGAAATTAAGGATCGGTTGAAAGACATTATAATTTCTGGAGGTGAAAATATAAGCACACTTGAAGTGGAAAGAGTTCTGTATAGTCATCCAGCAGTTGTTGAAGCAGCCGTGGTTGCACGGCCAGATGATCGATGGGGACAAACACCTTGTGCATTCATAACACTAAAGGAAGGATTTGATGAAATTACTGAGGAACAGATAATCAACTTCTGTAAAGATCATTTGCCTCGTTACATGGCACCTCGAACAGTCCTTTTTGAAGATTTACCAAAAACATCAACTGGCAAGGTACAAAAATTCATATTGAGGGAGAAAGCAAAAGCTTTGGGCAGTCTATTTTCCACCGAAAAGAGAAGTGCTGCAAGTTGttaa
- the LOC107026590 gene encoding probable acyl-activating enzyme 1, peroxisomal, with product MTTLLTSSNVALRSFNDLNRLVQLHPRTQRVQLRCKLAGDIETDESRILLEGVVTSSANYVPLTPISFLERAANVFGDKTSVVFGSSVKYTWEETHSRCLKLASALVQLGISKGDVVAALAPNVPAMQELHFAVPMAEAVLCTLNTRLDSSMVAHLLKHSETKLIFVDQQLLQVAQQALSLLSKDKIKTPILVLIPESENSSLTYDIHEYENLLSSGSSNFTIRWPKSEFDPISINYTSGTTSSPKGVVYNHRGAYLSSISTFLCHGMGPMSTYLWTLPMFHCNGWCLPWGMAAFGGTNVCLRHVSAKDIFESISINKVTHMSAAPIVLSMMANASPNDRKQLPHKVDILIGGSPPPPQIISKMEQLGFGVSHGYGLTETYSAATSCLWKPEWDSLALEERAALKSRQGVQVLCIERVDVRDPETMENVPADGKSIGEIVCRGNTVMSGYLKDVKATEEAFKGGWFHTGDVAVKHPDGYIEIKDRLKDIIISGGENISTIEVEGVLHSHPAVVEAAVVARPDDHWGQTPCAFVKLKEGSEEITSDEIIKYCRDHLPHYMTPRTVLFEDLPRTSTGKVQKFMLREKAKALGSLFSTERKV from the exons ATGACTACATTGTTGACGAGCTCAAATGTTGCATTGAGGTCCTTTAATGACCTCAACCGATTAGTCCAATTACACCCTCGCACTCAAAGGGTCCAGCTGAGGTGCAAACTTGCTGGTGACATCGAAACAGATGAGTCCCGAATATTACTGGAGGGTGTTGTTACAAGTTCCGCTAATTATGTTCCATTGACACCAATAAGTTTCTTGGAAAGAGCAGCAAATGTTTTTGGTGATAAAACTTCGGTTGTGTTTGGGTCTAGTGTGAAGTATACTTGGGAAGAGACACATTCTAGGTGTCTTAAACTTGCTTCTGCTTTGGTCCAACTGGGGATTTCAAAGGGAGATGTG GTTGCAGCTTTGGCTCCAAATGTACCAGCAATGCAGGAGCTGCATTTCGCAGTACCAATGGCGGAAGCAGTTCTCTGTACATTAAATACTCGTCTTGATTCATCAATGGTTGCTCATTTACTGAAACATTCAGAAACCAAGCTAATATTTGTTGATCAACAATTGCTCCAAGTTGCTCAACAAGCACTTTCTCTTCTTTcaaaagacaaaattaaaactCCAATTCTTGTGCTAATACCTGAATCTGAGAATTCCTCTTTGACATATGACATTCACGAATACGAAAATCTTTTGTCAAGTGGGAGTAGCAATTTTACAATAAGATGGCCAAAAAGTGAATTTGATCCTATCAGTATCAATTATACTTCCGGTACAACGTCCTCACCCAAAGGGGTCGTGTACAATCACAGAGGTGCATATCTCAGTTCTATTTCTACTTTCCTATGTCATGGCATGGGTCCGATGTCAACGTACCTTTGGACACTTCCAATGTTTCACTGCAATGGATGGTGCCTGCCTTGGGGAATGGCTGCATTTGGTGGCACAAATGTTTGCCTTAGACATGTCTCTGCAAAAGATATATTTGAAAGTATTTCTATCAACAAGGTCACACATATGAGTGCAGCACCAATTGTCTTGAGTATGATGGCAAATGCTTCACCGAATGACAGGAAACAACTTCCCCATAAGGTCGATATACTGATAGGCGGTTCACCACCGCCTCCacaaattatttccaaaatggAACAACTCGGATTTGGAGTATCCCATGGATATGGACTAACAGAAACTTATAGTGCTGCTACGAGTTGCTTGTGGAAGCCTGAGTGGGATTCTTTGGCCCTGGAGGAACGAGCAGCGCTTAAATCAAGACAAGGGGTGCAAGTTCTTTGTATAGAAAGAGTTGACGTTAGAGACCCGGAAACCATGGAAAATGTTCCAGCTGATGGAAAGAGCATTGGTGAGATTGTGTGCAGAGGAAATACTGTGATGAGTGGATATTTGAAAGATGTTAAAGCAACTGAAGAAGCTTTTAAAGGCGGATGGTTTCATACTGGTGATGTTGCAGTGAAACATCCAGATGGATATATAGAAATTAAGGATCGGCTGAAAGATATTATAATATCTGGAGGTGAAAACATAAGCACAATCGAAGTGGAAGGAGTTTTACATAGTCATCCTGCAGTTGTTGAGGCAGCAGTAGTCGCACGACCAGATGATCATTGGGGACAAACACCTTGTGCATTCGTGAAGCTGAAAGAAGGGTCTGAAGAAATAACTTCagatgaaataattaaatattgtaGAGATCATTTACCACATTACATGACACCTCGAACAGTCTTATTTGAAGATTTACCAAGAACTTCAACTGGCAAGGTACAAAAATTCATGTTGAGAGAGAAAGCAAAAGCTTTGGGCAGTCTTTTCAGCACTGAAAGAAAAGTGTAA
- the LOC107026591 gene encoding acylsugar acyltransferase 3-like: MAASQLALISKKIIKPSSPTPLIHRIQKLSIFDQLNPSSYMSYGLFFPKQGNPALPDDPTHISTILENSLSRALTSYYPLAGTIRDEGLHVECNDVGAKFLQVKIDCPMSQIFYQNSTEAEDLVFPRDLPWTPSKENLVVAQLNHFNCGGIAIGVCVSHKVVDGSSMANFTHHWSTMARNPNAPIPSFQFVGGSHFPPVSSPIAEAILKSKTGGNNSCISKKYLLSRSKINSLKAMIAAESGNKSSSINPSSVEAASAFVYKCIASNSTKPSIFTQSVNLRPIMKKWLPEEFQGNASFLFMAPEISDPADIKLHRLISELRKEKEMYWETKNLMSTLLEKVKLLQNQLERDHDDEVDVYKCTSLSKFSFRHMDYGWGSPTRVCLGSVPINKKIFLMDSQTEDGIEVLVSLKQQQISALETKSNLLEFASPL; this comes from the coding sequence TTTCCATATTTGATCAACTTAATCCATCTTCTTACATGTCATATGGCTTGTTCTTCCCAAAACAAGGCAATCCTGCTCTCCCAGATGATCCAACTCATATATCTACAATTCTTGAGAATTCCCTCTCAAGAGCTCTTACTTCATACTATCCATTGGCTGGAACGATTAGAGACGAAGGTCTCCATGTCGAATGCAATGACGTGGGGGCCAAGTTTCTTCAAGTGAAAATAGATTGTCCAATGTcacaaattttttatcaaaatagtacTGAGGCCGAAGATTTAGTATTCCCAAGAGACTTACCTTGGACCCCATCCAAAGAAAATTTAGTCGTAGCTCAACTTAATCATTTCAATTGCGGAGGAATAGCAATCGGTGTGTGTGTCTCACACAAAGTTGTTGATGGTTCAAGCATGGCAAATTTTACTCATCACTGGTCAACTATGGCGCGTAATCCAAATGCCCCGATACCATCTTTTCAATTCGTTGGAGGATCCCATTTTCCACCCGTAAGTAGCCCAATAGCTGAGGCAATACTTAAAAGTAAAACAGGAGGAAACAATAGTTGCATATCGAAAAAATACTTGTTGTCGCGGTCTAAAATAAATTCCCTCAAGGCTATGATTGCAGCTGAATCAGGAAACAAAAGTAGTAGTATTAATCCTTCTTCTGTTGAAGCTGCAAGTGCATTTGTATACAAGTGCATAGCTTCCAATTCAACTAAGCCATCCATATTCACTCAATCAGTGAATTTGCGACCAATTATGAAGAAATGGTTGCCTGAAGAGTTCCAAGGTAATGCTAGTTTCCTGTTTATGGCACCAGAGATTTCAGATCCTGCAGATATAAAATTGCATAGATTGATTAGTGAACtgagaaaggaaaaagaaatgtATTGGGAAACTAAAAATTTAATGTCAACGCTGTTAGAGAAAGTTAAGTTGCTTCAGAATCAACTTGAAAGGGATCACGACGATGAAGTTGATGTGTACAAGTGTACAAGCTTAAGTAAATTCAGTTTTCGGCACATGGACTATGGATGGGGTAGTCCTACAAGAGTGTGTTTAGGAAGTGTACccattaataagaaaatattccTGATGGACAGTCAAACTGAGGATGGAATTGAAGTACTAGTGAGTTTGAAACAACAACAAATCTCTGCTTTGGAAACTAAATCAAACTTACTAGAATTTGCTTCTCCTCTTTAA